Proteins co-encoded in one Brassica oleracea var. oleracea cultivar TO1000 chromosome C4, BOL, whole genome shotgun sequence genomic window:
- the LOC106339753 gene encoding tyrosine-specific transport protein 2, translating into MALPLRQHCLTPTKSRLSPQNALPRRSFLKLSDRRDTQTSPPPQLTIKEQKPSSQNGSLYSPLLVRCSRDHDEPQSTHDEKIQTLQKPKNGKSFWAAVSLIIGTAVGPGMLGLPAATIRSGSIPSTVALLCSWVYVISSILLVAELSFAAMEEDNASEVSFTGLATKSFGDKFGVFVASVYASLSFALMVACVSGIGSIVSQWFPTMNPLLANAIFPLVSGVLIGFFPFNAIDVANRCLCFLMLFSITSLVAIGLSVARSNVLASFGQSCWKVSAVLPAVPVMVLTLGFHVITPFICNLAGDSVSDARRAVLVGGVVPFVMVLSWNLIVLGLARIKVPVGSSSAIDPISLLLSVNPSALSAVQGFAFSALATSLIGYAVSFPKQLLDTWKLVSKQSKGTDGRVSDSEAARGRDGFEAVVMLFVLGVPALIATYFPSTFSRALDFAGVYANCFLFGVLPPAMAYIQQSRKKLRSWVLPGGNFTLLILFVVAVILGIWH; encoded by the exons ATGGCTCTTCCTCTTCGTCAGCATTGCCTAACCCCCACAAAATCTCGTCTTTCTCCCCAAAATGCCCTCCCTCGCCGGAGTTTTCTCAAGCTCTCCGACCGTCGTGATACTCAAACTTCCCCTCCACCGCAGCTCACCATAAAAGAACAGAAACCCAGTTCTCAGAACGGCTCTCTCTACTCACCTTTACTCGTCAGATGCAGCAGAGACCACGACGAACCTCAGTCAACGCACGATGAAAAGATCCAAACTTTACAGAAACCCAAGAACGGGAAGAGCTTCTGGGCCGCCGTTAGTTTAATCATCGGAACCGCCGTGGGTCCGGGAATGCTCGGCCTCCCAGCCGCAACCATCAGATCTGGCTCGATCCCATCGACGGTCGCTTTACTCTGCTCTTGGGTCTACGTCATCTCCTCTATCCTCCTCGTGGCCGAGCTCAGCTTCGCAGCTATGGAAGAAGACAACGCGTCAGAGGTCAGCTTCACAGGCCTTGCAACTAAATCATTCGGGGATAAATTTGGAGTCTTTGTGGCTTCTGTCTATGCTTCGCTGAGTTTTGCTTTGATGGTTGCTTGCGTGTCTGGGATTGGCTCTATTGTCTCTCAATGGTTTCCTACAATGAATCCGTTATTAGCCAATGCTATATTCCCTCTAGTCTCCGGAGTCTTGATCGGTTTCTTCCCGTTCAATGCTATTGATGTCGCCAACAGGTGTCTCTGCTTCCTCATGCTCTTCTCTATAACTTCACTCGTTGCTATAGGTTTATCCGTGGCTAGGTCCAACGTGTTGGCTTCCTTTGGTCAGTCTTGTTGGAAGGTTTCGGCGGTTTTGCCCGCGGTTCCCGTTATGGTGCTGACGCTGGGGTTCCATGTCATCACTCCTTTTATATGCAACCTCGCTGGGGACTCGGTTTCGGATGCTCGGAGAGCTGTTCTTGTGGGTGGTGTTGTGCCGTTTGTTATGGTGTTGTCGTGGAACCTCATTGTTTTGGGGCTCGCGAGGATCAAAGTCCCTGTGGGTTCTTCTTCGGCCATTGACCCTATCTCGCTTCTTCTGTCTGTGAACCCTTCTGCTTTGTCTGCTGTTCAGGGTTTTGCTTTCTCGGCGTTGGCCACCAGTTTGATCGGATACGCTGTTAGCTTCCCGAAGCAGCTCCTTGATACATGGAAGCTTGTGTCTAAACAGTCAAAGGGAACTGATGGGAGAGTTTCAGACAGTGAAGCGGCGAGAGGTCGTGATGGATTTGAAGCGGTAGTGATGCTGTTTGTGCTTGGTGTTCCGGCTCTCATTGCAACGTACTTTCCTTCAACGTTTTCGAGGGCTTTGGATTTTGCAGGTGTTTATGCGAACTGTTTTCTCTTTGGTGTACTGCCTCCTGCAATGGCTTATATTCAGCAGTCTAGGAAGAAGCTCAG GTCATGGGTTCTTCCCGGAGGCAACTTTACTTTGTTGATCTTATTTGTAGTCGCTGTGATACTGGGAATATGGCATTAG